Part of the Halorhabdus utahensis DSM 12940 genome, GCTGTAGAAGAGGATCGCCGAGAGGCCCAGTGCGGCAGCCAACACGTTGACCGTGGCGAAGATGGCAAGCGAGAGTGCAGACAGGAGTAGTCCGAACGCGACCGCGTTCCGGATCGGGATGCGGTCGGTCACCACCGGTCGGTCGGACGTGCGCTGCATCCGCTTGTCGACGTCACGTTCGAGGACGTGATTGAACGTGCCACTGGCACCGATCGCCAGCACACCGCCGGACAGCGTTGCCAGGATCGTCTCGACCGTCAGCGTCCGTCCGCCCGTCGTCGCCAGGGCCATGCCCGCCGAGGCAACCAGACACAGCAACCACATCAGGCGTGGCTTGGTCAACCGGACGTAGGCTTGCAGCGTCGCCAGCATCTCTCCCGCCGGTCCTCGGTCACGCCGGGTCGACGGGTGGTCGTCATCGACGGCTGTCTCGACCGGCTCTGGTTGGGTCGTCACGCCCGAATCTGGTTCCTCAGTCGGGTCGCCGTACATCGTTTCGAGATGCCAGGCCAGCGCGAGCACGAGCGATCCGAAGATGCTCATCGCCACGCCGAGGTGGACGGCCGGCGAGATTCCGGCGGCCCCGGTGACCGTCACCACGGCACCCAGCGCGACCTGGACTGGAAAGAGGACGACCGCGACGGCAAGAGCGGCCCGGACCCGGCGATCCGAGACGCGCCGGAAGCCGACGATCGCACTCAGTAGTACTGCAACGCCGACGGTTGCCGCAAGCACCCGATGGCCCCAGGCGACGGCAAGCGCTGGCGACTCCGTAGAGGGAAGCTGGCAGGCCGGCCAGGTCGAGCAGGTCGCCGCCGCGTCGGCGATCGAGGCGGTTGCCCCCGCAATGACAAGCAGATAGACGCCGACGATCGTCCCGGCGAG contains:
- a CDS encoding heme o synthase, whose protein sequence is MKRESVLRNQIDDVPLSTLLAGTIVGVYLLVIAGATASIADAAATCSTWPACQLPSTESPALAVAWGHRVLAATVGVAVLLSAIVGFRRVSDRRVRAALAVAVVLFPVQVALGAVVTVTGAAGISPAVHLGVAMSIFGSLVLALAWHLETMYGDPTEEPDSGVTTQPEPVETAVDDDHPSTRRDRGPAGEMLATLQAYVRLTKPRLMWLLCLVASAGMALATTGGRTLTVETILATLSGGVLAIGASGTFNHVLERDVDKRMQRTSDRPVVTDRIPIRNAVAFGLLLSALSLAIFATVNVLAAALGLSAILFYSVVYTLLLKPNTVQNTVIGGFAGALPALIGWVAVTGTFGVPGLALAGIVFLWTPAHFYNLALAYQDDYARGGFPMMPVVRGETVTRKHILLYLGATLLAASGLATLANLGVLYGATVSIVGAIFLWAVLVLHRERTTDAAFRAFHASNAFLGALLVAVVIDAMAV